Proteins encoded in a region of the Lepidochelys kempii isolate rLepKem1 chromosome 24, rLepKem1.hap2, whole genome shotgun sequence genome:
- the LOC140902491 gene encoding CD48 antigen-like: MGWGRAQLPLLALLAQPSKPQVNGILGGLVVLSVDLSPGTKAKEIEWSFSAGTGVTIQLAEFNGGKFERHDPSDRFQQGLAMYVTLLRIKALELGDSGVYEARVKIVPATVEDQAFLLAVCEPVPMPKIWIHSLSSTTDGCNVTLQCQASGREEVNVSWMRGNPPRGLGDSERYQLAPDGRTLRLSLQPNRPNSTFTCTASNPGDQKSISPDLQSICQSGAGFNLWSLRSCSRHGAGKARRTLHSAHGKGQLTVCRARYLNDLHR; encoded by the exons ATGGGCTGGGGCCGTGCTCAGCTCCCCCTGCTTGCTCTCCTGGCTCAGCCCTCCAAGCCCCAG GTGAATGGGATTCTGGGAGGATTGGTCGTGCTGTCTGTGGATCTATCCCCCGGGACAAAGGCAAAAGAAATCGAATGGAGTTTCAGTGCTGGGACAGGTGTGACGATCCAGCTGGCTGAGTTCAATGGAGGGAAGTTTGAGCGACACGATCCCAGCGACAGATTTCAGCAGGGGCTAGCAATGTACGTGACCTTGCTGAGGATCAAGGCTCTGGAGCTGGGCGATAGCGGAGTTTATGAGGCCCGGGTTAAGATCGTACCAGCAACTGTGGAAGATCAGGCCTTTCTTCTCGCGGTCTGTG AGCCCGTTCCAATGCCAAAGATATGGATTCACTCACTCTCCAGCACGACCGATGGGTGCAATGTCACTCTGCAGTGTCAGGCGTCTGGCAGGGAAGAAGTTAACGTCTCCTGGATGAGAGGGAACCCACCCCGAGGCCTGGGCGATTCTGAGCGGTACCAGCTGGCCCCTGATGGCAGGACCCTCCGCCTGTCTCTGCAGCCCAACCGCCCAAACTCTACCTTCACCTGCACGGCCAGCAACCCTGGGGACCAGAAGAGCATCTCTCCTGACCTGCAGAGCATCTGCCAAAGCGGAG CAGGTTTCAACCTGTGGTCTCTGCGGAGCTGTTCCAGGCATGGTGCAGGGAAGGCAAGGCGGACTCTGCATTCAGCCCACGGAAAGGGGCAGCTGACGGTCTGTCGAGCTAGGTACTTGAATGACCTCCACCGCTGA
- the LOC140902687 gene encoding SLAM family member 8-like isoform X1 gives MDNQLINNGAKLLDTQTPRGCAMMQCCSSPSPSICFCYQDQRRHPESGEDMEVSSKKPSLPLLLVTLISLSPDILVAQAPTPRHLVNGTLGGSVVLSVDLSPGKKVKKIEWSFKAGTGETIQLAEFNGGKFERPDPSDRFQQRLEMYKTSLRIKALELGDSGVYEARVKIVPATVEDQAFLLTVYEPVPQPRIRSQLLASTLEGCNVTLQCQGSGKGNVSISWGKGNPVQELDPARHQLSPDGRTLQLSVLPSSRNATYTCTVSNPVDQKIVSFDLQSICRSGDADASFSKPGYIVLTFFLLVLSLGTAVWCWRMNNEKSADPAATPTGPVEESPSDPQYTEILRSPPEGNDQALRHLENNTERSPQKEPLITTIYDQLQRTPENTSEEVT, from the exons ATGGATAATCAGTTAATTAATAATGGTGCTAAGCTCCTGGATACACAGACCCCTAGAGGGTGTGCCATGATGCAGTGTTGCTCCTCCCCATCTCCCAGCATCTGCTTCTGCTATCAGGATCAGCGGAGACACCCAGAGAGTGGTGAAGACATGGAGGTGTCCAGCAAAAAACCCTCTCTCCCTTTATTGCTAGTGACGCTGATCAGCCTTTCTCCAG ATATCCTGGTTGCCCAAGCACCGACTCCCCGCCACCTGGTGAATGGGACTCTGGGAGGATCGGTCGTGCTGTCTGTGGATCTATCCCCCGggaaaaaggtgaaaaaaatcgAATGGAGCTTTAAGGCTGGGACAGGTGAGACGATCCAGCTGGCTGAGTTCAATGGAGGGAAGTTTGAGCGACCGGATCCCAGCGACAGATTTCAGCAGAGGCTAGAAATGTACAAGACCTCACTGAGGATCAAGGCTCTGGAGCTGGGCGATAGCGGAGTTTATGAGGCCCGGGTTAAGATCGTACCAGCAACTGTGGAGGATCAGGCCTTTCTCCTCACGGTCTATG AGCCCGTGCCGCAGCCCCGGATCCGGAGTCAGCTGCTCGCCAGCACGCTGGAGGGGTGCAACGTCACGCTGCAATGCCAGGGCTCGGGGAAGGGAAATGTGAGCATCTCCTGGGGGAAAGGGAACCCAGTCCAAGAGCTGGATCCGGCTCGGCACCAGCTCTCCCCTGATGGCAGgacgctccagctgtctgtgctgcccAGCTCCCGGAATGCCACCTACACCTGCACGGTCAGCAACCCTGTGGATCAGAAGATCGTCTCCTTCGACCTGCAGAGCATCTGCCGCAGTGGAG ATGCAGACGCGTCCTTCTCGAAGCCAGGGTACATTGTGCTGACTTTCTTCCTGTTAGTGCTAAGCCTTGGGACTGCAGTCTGGTGTTGGCGGATGAACAACGagaagtcagctgacccag CTGCCACCCCCACGGGCCCAGTGGAAGAAAGTCCGTCTGACCCACAGTACACTGAGATCTTGAGGAGTCCCCCAGAAGGTAATGACCAG GCCCTACGTCACCTGGAAAATAACACAGAGCGGAGCCCACAGAAAGAGCCTTTAATCACCACAATCTACGACCAGCTCCAAAGGACCCCCGAGAATACATCCGAGGAGGTCACATAG
- the LOC140902687 gene encoding SLAM family member 8-like isoform X3 — protein sequence MDNQLINNGAKLLDTQTPRGCAMMQCCSSPSPSICFCYQDQRRHPESGEDMEVSSKKPSLPLLLVTLISLSPDILVAQAPTPRHLVNGTLGGSVVLSVDLSPGKKVKKIEWSFKAGTGETIQLAEFNGGKFERPDPSDRFQQRLEMYKTSLRIKALELGDSGVYEARVKIVPATVEDQAFLLTVYEPVPQPRIRSQLLASTLEGCNVTLQCQGSGKGNVSISWGKGNPVQELDPARHQLSPDGRTLQLSVLPSSRNATYTCTVSNPVDQKIVSFDLQSICRSGDADASFSKPGYIVLTFFLLVLSLGTAVWCWRMNNEKSADPAATPTGPVEESPSDPQYTEILRSPPEGPTSPGK from the exons ATGGATAATCAGTTAATTAATAATGGTGCTAAGCTCCTGGATACACAGACCCCTAGAGGGTGTGCCATGATGCAGTGTTGCTCCTCCCCATCTCCCAGCATCTGCTTCTGCTATCAGGATCAGCGGAGACACCCAGAGAGTGGTGAAGACATGGAGGTGTCCAGCAAAAAACCCTCTCTCCCTTTATTGCTAGTGACGCTGATCAGCCTTTCTCCAG ATATCCTGGTTGCCCAAGCACCGACTCCCCGCCACCTGGTGAATGGGACTCTGGGAGGATCGGTCGTGCTGTCTGTGGATCTATCCCCCGggaaaaaggtgaaaaaaatcgAATGGAGCTTTAAGGCTGGGACAGGTGAGACGATCCAGCTGGCTGAGTTCAATGGAGGGAAGTTTGAGCGACCGGATCCCAGCGACAGATTTCAGCAGAGGCTAGAAATGTACAAGACCTCACTGAGGATCAAGGCTCTGGAGCTGGGCGATAGCGGAGTTTATGAGGCCCGGGTTAAGATCGTACCAGCAACTGTGGAGGATCAGGCCTTTCTCCTCACGGTCTATG AGCCCGTGCCGCAGCCCCGGATCCGGAGTCAGCTGCTCGCCAGCACGCTGGAGGGGTGCAACGTCACGCTGCAATGCCAGGGCTCGGGGAAGGGAAATGTGAGCATCTCCTGGGGGAAAGGGAACCCAGTCCAAGAGCTGGATCCGGCTCGGCACCAGCTCTCCCCTGATGGCAGgacgctccagctgtctgtgctgcccAGCTCCCGGAATGCCACCTACACCTGCACGGTCAGCAACCCTGTGGATCAGAAGATCGTCTCCTTCGACCTGCAGAGCATCTGCCGCAGTGGAG ATGCAGACGCGTCCTTCTCGAAGCCAGGGTACATTGTGCTGACTTTCTTCCTGTTAGTGCTAAGCCTTGGGACTGCAGTCTGGTGTTGGCGGATGAACAACGagaagtcagctgacccag CTGCCACCCCCACGGGCCCAGTGGAAGAAAGTCCGTCTGACCCACAGTACACTGAGATCTTGAGGAGTCCCCCAGAAG GCCCTACGTCACCTGGAAAATAA
- the LOC140902687 gene encoding SLAM family member 5-like isoform X2, translating into MDNQLINNGAKLLDTQTPRGCAMMQCCSSPSPSICFCYQDQRRHPESGEDMEVSSKKPSLPLLLVTLISLSPDILVAQAPTPRHLVNGTLGGSVVLSVDLSPGKKVKKIEWSFKAGTGETIQLAEFNGGKFERPDPSDRFQQRLEMYKTSLRIKALELGDSGVYEARVKIVPATVEDQAFLLTVYEPVPQPRIRSQLLASTLEGCNVTLQCQGSGKGNVSISWGKGNPVQELDPARHQLSPDGRTLQLSVLPSSRNATYTCTVSNPVDQKIVSFDLQSICRSGVLSLGTAVWCWRMNNEKSADPAATPTGPVEESPSDPQYTEILRSPPEGNDQALRHLENNTERSPQKEPLITTIYDQLQRTPENTSEEVT; encoded by the exons ATGGATAATCAGTTAATTAATAATGGTGCTAAGCTCCTGGATACACAGACCCCTAGAGGGTGTGCCATGATGCAGTGTTGCTCCTCCCCATCTCCCAGCATCTGCTTCTGCTATCAGGATCAGCGGAGACACCCAGAGAGTGGTGAAGACATGGAGGTGTCCAGCAAAAAACCCTCTCTCCCTTTATTGCTAGTGACGCTGATCAGCCTTTCTCCAG ATATCCTGGTTGCCCAAGCACCGACTCCCCGCCACCTGGTGAATGGGACTCTGGGAGGATCGGTCGTGCTGTCTGTGGATCTATCCCCCGggaaaaaggtgaaaaaaatcgAATGGAGCTTTAAGGCTGGGACAGGTGAGACGATCCAGCTGGCTGAGTTCAATGGAGGGAAGTTTGAGCGACCGGATCCCAGCGACAGATTTCAGCAGAGGCTAGAAATGTACAAGACCTCACTGAGGATCAAGGCTCTGGAGCTGGGCGATAGCGGAGTTTATGAGGCCCGGGTTAAGATCGTACCAGCAACTGTGGAGGATCAGGCCTTTCTCCTCACGGTCTATG AGCCCGTGCCGCAGCCCCGGATCCGGAGTCAGCTGCTCGCCAGCACGCTGGAGGGGTGCAACGTCACGCTGCAATGCCAGGGCTCGGGGAAGGGAAATGTGAGCATCTCCTGGGGGAAAGGGAACCCAGTCCAAGAGCTGGATCCGGCTCGGCACCAGCTCTCCCCTGATGGCAGgacgctccagctgtctgtgctgcccAGCTCCCGGAATGCCACCTACACCTGCACGGTCAGCAACCCTGTGGATCAGAAGATCGTCTCCTTCGACCTGCAGAGCATCTGCCGCAGTGGAG TGCTAAGCCTTGGGACTGCAGTCTGGTGTTGGCGGATGAACAACGagaagtcagctgacccag CTGCCACCCCCACGGGCCCAGTGGAAGAAAGTCCGTCTGACCCACAGTACACTGAGATCTTGAGGAGTCCCCCAGAAGGTAATGACCAG GCCCTACGTCACCTGGAAAATAACACAGAGCGGAGCCCACAGAAAGAGCCTTTAATCACCACAATCTACGACCAGCTCCAAAGGACCCCCGAGAATACATCCGAGGAGGTCACATAG